A genomic window from Lotus japonicus ecotype B-129 chromosome 1, LjGifu_v1.2 includes:
- the LOC130716842 gene encoding probable alpha-mannosidase At5g13980, which translates to MELLCLEEAELRRSYSLFSFGGCVFDILMPIWCVWKRIPWPESKYIRYNTTSTTVPGKLNVHLVAHTHDDVGWLKTVDQYYVGSNNSIQGACVQNVLDSIVPALLADKNRKFIYVEQAFFQRWWREQSEAVKDTVKKLVNSGQLEFINGGMCMHDEAATHYIDMIDQTTLGHRFIKEEFGITPRIGWQIDPFGHSAVQAYLLGAEVGFDSLFFARIDYQDRAKRKGEKTLEVVWQGSKSLGSSAQIFSGAFPENYEPPTSNFYYEVNDDSAVVQDDVNLFDYNVPDRVNEFVSAAISQANITRTNHVMWTMGTDFKYQYAHTWFRQMDKLMHYVNQDGRVHALYSTPSIYTDAKHAANEAWPIKTDDFFPYADRVNAYWTGYFTSRPALKGYVRFLSGYYLAARQLEYFKGKSALGPKTDSLADALSLAQHHDAVSGTSKQHVANDYAKRLSIGYTEAEKVVAASLAGLTEAATNTGRKTPQIKFQQCPLLNVSYCPASEVGFSDGKDLVVVIYNPVGWKREDIIRIPVVNENVVVRDSSGKEVQSQLLPILDAFLGLKNYHTAAYLGVSATVNAKYWLAFSATVPPLGFSTYYVSNAKKSATISDRHTAYRSGNQNDTFEVGPGNLKLVYSGIQGKLTYINNRSKVQESLEEAYKYYSGYGNDRTETSQASGAYIFRPNGSSSPIKPDVESPLTVLRGPIVHEVHQKINSWIYQTTRLYKGKDHAEVEFIVGPIPIDDGVGKEIATEIKTTLASSKTFYTDSNGRDFIERVRDYRKDWDLEVNQPVAGNYYPINLGIYLKDKSKEFSVLVDRSVGGSSILDGQVELMVHRRLLQDDSRGVAEALNETVCIQNKCTGLTVLGKYYFRIDPVGEGARWRRSFGQEIYSPFLLAFTESDGNWGDSHVTTFSGLDPSYSLPDNVAIITLEDLGDGKVLLRLAHLYEIGEDKHLSVKASVELKKVFPYKQIQKITEASLSANQERAEMERKRLVWQVKGSTPEPQVSRGGPVDPDKLVAELAPMEIRTFIISFRH; encoded by the exons ATGGAGCTACTTTGTTTGGAAGAAGCAGAGCTGAGGCGATCTTACTCTCTTTTCAGCTTTGGGGGATGTGTTTTTG ATATACTCATGCCAATTTGGTGTGTGTGGAAGAGGATCCCCTGGCCGG AATCCAAGTACATAAGGTACAACACTACTTCAACCACTGTTCCTGGGAAGCTCAATGTTCACTTGGTTGCTCACACTCATGATGATGTTGGATGGTTGAAGACAGTTGATCAGTACTATGTTGGTTCCAACAACTCCATTCAG GGAGCGTGCGTTCAAAATGTGCTTGATTCCATTGTACCGGCGCTGTTGGCGGATAAGAATCGCAAATTCATTTATGTTGAACAG GCATTTTTCCAGCGTTGGTGGAGAGAACAAAGTGAGGCTGTCAAGGACACAGTCAAGAAGCTGGTCAACTCTGGTCAATTAGAGTTCAT CAATGGTGGTATGTGTATGCATGATGAAGCTGCTACGCATTACATTGACATGATTGATCAGACAACTCTTGGACATCGATTTATTAAAGAAGAATTTGGCATAACTCCAAGAATAGGATGGCAAATTGATCCATTTGGACACTCTGCAGTTCAGGCTTATTTGTTGGGAGCAGAG GTTGGATTTGACTCTCTATTCTTTGCCCGGATTGACTACCAAGACAGAGCTAAGAGAAAAGGTGAAAAAACTCTTGAAGTTGTGTGGCAAGGCTCCAAGAGCCTTGGTTCTTCTGCACAG ATATTTTCTGGTGCGTTCCCTGAGAATTATGAGCCTCCCACCAGTAATTTCTACTATGAAGTAAATGACGATTCTGCAGTTGTTCAG GATGATGTAAATTTGTTTGATTACAATGTCCCTGACCGAGTAAATGAGTTTGTCTCAGCCGCAATATCACAG GCCAATATTACACGCACAAATCATGTAATGTGGACAATGGGGACAGATTTCAAGTACCAATATGCCCATACCTGGTTTCGGCAAATGGACAAGCTTATGCACTACGTTAATCAA GATGGTCGAGTTCATGCTCTATATTCAACCCCATCAATATATACTGATGCAAAACATGCTGCAAATGAGGCCTGGCCAATTAAGACTGATGATTTCTTTCC GTATGCTGATCGTGTAAATGCCTACTGGACGGGGTATTTTACAAGCAGGCCAGCCCTCAAAGGTTATGTCAGATTTCTGAGTGGCTACTACTTG GCAGCAAGACAGTTAGAGTATTTTAAAGGGAAGAGTGCCTTAGGTCCTAAAACGGACTCTTTGGCTGATGCTTTGTCTCTTGCTCAACACCATGATGCAGTATCTGGTACATCAAAGCAGCATGTGGCTAATGATTATGCAAAACGACTTTCAATAGGTTACACTGAG GCTGAGAAAGTTGTTGCAGCATCACTTGCTGGCTTGACAGAGGCAGCAACCAATACTGGTCGTAAGACTCCACAGATTAAATTTCAACAG TGCCCACTTCTGAATGTAAGTTACTGTCCTGCATCAGAAGTTGGCTTCTCAGATGGGAAAGACCTG GTTGTTGTCATTTACAATCCCGTTGGATGGAAAAGAGAGGATATTATAAGGATTCCT GTTGTCAATGAAAATGTTGTTGTTCGGGATTCCAGTGGAAAAGAAGTTCAATCCCAGTTGCTGCCAATACTAGATGCTTTTCTTGGTTTAAAAAACTACCACACTGCCGCATACCTTGGAGTGTCTGCAACTGTAAATGCTAAATATTGGCTTGCTTTTTCAGCAACTGTTCCCCCACTTGGTTTCAGTACTTACTATGTATCCAATGCCAAAAAATCAG CTACTATTTCAGATAGACATACAGCATACAGGTCAGGTAATCAGAATGATACATTTGAAGTGGGCCCAGGAAACTTGAAACTAGTTTATTCTGGGATTCAAGGGAAACTTACTTATATCAACAACAGAAGCAAG GTTCAAGAATCTCTAGAGGAGGCGTACAAGTATTACTCCGGGTATGGAAATGATAGAACAGAAACTTCTCAG GCTTCTGGAGCATATATTTTTCGCCCCAATGGTTCATCATCTCCCATCAAACCCGACGTTGAG TCTCCTCTCACAGTTTTACGGGGACCAATTGTGCATGAAGTGCATCAGAAGATCAATTCATGGATATACCAG ACCACAAGGCTGTACAAGGGGAAGGACCATGCTGAAGTTGAGTTTATT GTTGGACCTATACCCATTGATGATGGAGTTGGCAAAGAAATTGCAACTGAGATTAAAACAACACTGGCAAGCAGCAAAACCTTTTATACTGATTCCAATGGACGTGATTTCATTGAACGG GTTCGAGACTATAGAAAAGACTGGGACTTGGAAGTAAATCAACCTGTTGCTGGAAATTATTACCCT atCAACCTTGGGATATACCTGAAAGATAAAAGCAAAGAATTTTCTGTATTGGTAGATAGGTCTGTGGGGGGCTCCAGCATCCTAGATGGGCAAGTGGAGCTAATGGTTCACAG GAGATTACTTCAGGATGATTCCAGAGGTGTTGCAGAGGCACTGAATGAAACGGTTTGCATCCAGAATAAGTGCACCGGGTTAACT GTTCTAGGGAAGTACTATTTCAGAATCGATCCTGTAGGAGAGGGTGCTAGATGGCGTCGATCATTTGGTCAGGAGATATACTCACCGTTTCTTTTAGCCTTCACAGAG AGTGATGGTAACTGGGGAGATTCTCATGTCACCACGTTCTCTGGACTAGATCCCTCATACAGCTTACCAGATAATGTTGCAATTATAACCCTCGAG GATCTTGGTGATGGAAAAGTTCTTCTTCGGCTAGCACACTTATATGAG ATTGGCGAGGACAAGCATCTCTCAGTTAAGGCAAGTGTAGAACTTAAGAAGGTGTTCCCTTATAAACAG ATACAAAAAATAACTGAGGCGAGCTTATCAGCTAACCAAGAAAGAGCAGAAATGGAGAGGAAGCGATTAGTCTGGCAAGTCAAAGGATCAACTCCAGAACCCCAAGTTTCAAGGGGAGGACCAGTTGATCCAGATAAGCTAGTTGCAGAACTTGCTCCCATGGAAATAAGGACCTTCATTATCAGTTTTAGGCACTAA